One genomic segment of Streptomyces liangshanensis includes these proteins:
- a CDS encoding glycosyl hydrolase family 95 catalytic domain-containing protein — MDDQHTGAAAPAPTSPRGPNRRQALSLAAAVGAFTALGGLPAFAASGPVVRQTTSPLLPEASATRFWYQAPASDKNMIEQGLPVGNGRLGALAGNDPSREVLLVTDATLWTGGLNGTLDADGQFPYGRQDFGSFTLLGRLTVDLPDHDLSSLSSYRRDLDISQGVVSSTYVRSGVTYERRIFASHPDDAIVLHFTQKGGGRYTGTVSLAGTHDEKTTADRARTYASFNGAFPDGGLRYGAAVTAYSGTGTVTVDGTGIRFKDCKELTVVVSGGTDYAPDAATGYRDRALEPERLARTKVLAAARHSATTLLHSHVADHRELFERMDISLGRSSEFQRGLDTWERVRARFTDGEADPELEASYLQFGRYLMIAGSRDSLPVALQGLWLDGNDPDWMGDYHTDINIQMNYWMADRAGLSGLFDAFADYCVAQLPSWTKLTHDLYQDPRNRFRNSTGKVGGWAVSFSTNVHGGNGWWWHPGGSAWLANSLFEHYEFTQDKAYLAKIYPLLKGAVEFWEARLITTTVTDRATGGTREVLVDDKDWSPEHGPQDAKGITYAQELVWALFGNFRTATDVLGRDAAHSRTVAALRERLYLPEVSPTSGWLQEWMSPDNLGETTHRHLSPLIGLFPGDRIRPDASTPKEIVDGATALLTARGTNSFGWANAWRSLCWARLKDAEKAYQGVVTNLQPSVGGTNGTAPNLFDIYEVEKGRGIFQIESNFGTAAAMIEMLVYSRPGHVELLPALPDAWAASGAIAGVGVRGGFVLDLRWKAGKVTEARLRSVGGRTTTVEFGGRTQKVSLKPGASVSLRDLI; from the coding sequence GTGGACGACCAGCACACCGGCGCAGCCGCGCCCGCCCCGACTTCCCCCCGCGGCCCCAACCGGCGGCAAGCCCTCTCGCTCGCCGCCGCGGTGGGCGCCTTCACCGCCCTCGGCGGCCTGCCCGCCTTCGCCGCCTCCGGCCCCGTGGTCCGGCAGACCACGTCCCCCCTGCTGCCCGAGGCCTCGGCCACCCGCTTCTGGTACCAGGCGCCGGCCTCCGACAAGAACATGATCGAGCAGGGCCTCCCCGTCGGCAACGGCCGGCTCGGCGCCCTCGCCGGCAACGACCCCTCCCGCGAGGTGCTGCTCGTCACCGACGCCACCCTGTGGACCGGCGGCCTCAACGGCACCCTCGACGCCGACGGCCAGTTCCCCTACGGCCGCCAGGACTTCGGGTCCTTCACCCTCCTCGGGCGGCTGACCGTCGACCTCCCCGACCACGACCTGTCGTCGCTCTCCTCCTACCGGCGCGACCTCGACATCAGCCAGGGCGTCGTCTCCTCCACGTACGTACGCTCCGGCGTGACCTACGAGCGCCGGATCTTCGCCAGCCACCCCGACGACGCCATCGTCCTGCACTTCACGCAGAAGGGCGGCGGGCGCTACACCGGCACGGTGAGCCTGGCCGGCACCCACGACGAGAAGACCACGGCCGACCGCGCCCGGACGTACGCCTCCTTCAACGGCGCCTTCCCGGACGGCGGACTGCGCTACGGCGCCGCCGTGACCGCGTACAGCGGCACCGGCACGGTCACCGTCGACGGTACGGGGATCCGCTTCAAGGACTGCAAGGAGCTGACGGTCGTCGTCAGCGGCGGCACCGACTACGCCCCCGACGCCGCCACCGGCTACCGCGACCGCGCCCTCGAACCGGAGCGGCTCGCCAGGACCAAGGTCCTCGCGGCGGCCCGCCACTCGGCCACCACGCTCCTGCACAGCCACGTCGCCGACCACCGCGAGCTGTTCGAACGGATGGACATCTCCCTCGGCCGGTCGTCGGAGTTCCAGCGCGGCCTGGACACCTGGGAGCGGGTCAGGGCACGCTTTACCGACGGCGAGGCCGACCCCGAACTCGAAGCGTCGTACCTCCAGTTCGGCCGCTACCTGATGATCGCCGGATCGCGCGACAGCCTGCCCGTCGCCCTCCAGGGACTGTGGCTGGACGGCAACGACCCGGACTGGATGGGCGACTACCACACCGACATCAACATCCAGATGAACTATTGGATGGCCGACCGGGCGGGCCTCTCCGGTCTGTTCGACGCGTTCGCCGACTACTGCGTGGCGCAGCTCCCGTCGTGGACGAAGCTCACCCACGACCTCTACCAGGACCCCCGCAACCGGTTCCGCAACTCCACCGGCAAGGTCGGCGGCTGGGCGGTCTCCTTCTCCACCAACGTCCACGGCGGCAACGGCTGGTGGTGGCACCCCGGCGGCAGCGCCTGGCTGGCCAACTCCCTCTTCGAGCACTACGAGTTCACCCAGGACAAGGCGTACCTCGCCAAGATCTACCCGCTGCTCAAGGGCGCCGTCGAGTTCTGGGAGGCGCGCCTGATCACCACGACGGTCACCGACCGGGCCACCGGCGGGACCCGCGAGGTGCTCGTCGACGACAAGGACTGGTCGCCCGAGCACGGCCCGCAGGACGCCAAGGGCATCACGTACGCCCAGGAACTGGTCTGGGCGCTCTTCGGCAACTTCCGCACCGCCACCGACGTCCTCGGCAGGGACGCCGCGCACAGCAGGACGGTCGCCGCCCTCCGCGAGCGGCTGTACCTCCCCGAGGTCAGCCCCACGTCGGGCTGGCTCCAGGAGTGGATGTCCCCCGACAACCTCGGCGAGACGACCCACCGCCACCTCTCCCCGCTCATCGGCCTGTTCCCCGGCGACCGCATCCGCCCCGACGCCTCCACCCCGAAGGAGATCGTCGACGGCGCGACCGCCCTGCTCACCGCGCGGGGGACGAACAGCTTCGGCTGGGCCAACGCCTGGCGCAGCCTGTGCTGGGCGCGGCTCAAGGACGCCGAGAAGGCGTACCAGGGGGTCGTCACCAACCTCCAGCCCTCCGTCGGCGGCACCAACGGCACCGCGCCGAACCTCTTCGACATCTACGAGGTCGAGAAGGGACGCGGCATCTTCCAGATCGAGTCCAACTTCGGCACCGCCGCCGCCATGATCGAGATGCTGGTCTACTCCCGGCCCGGCCACGTCGAGCTGCTGCCCGCCCTGCCCGACGCGTGGGCCGCCTCCGGCGCCATCGCGGGCGTGGGGGTACGCGGCGGCTTCGTCCTCGACCTGCGGTGGAAGGCCGGCAAGGTCACCGAGGCGCGGCTGCGCAGCGTCGGCGGCCGCACGACCACCGTGGAGTTCGGCGGCAGGACCCAGAAGGTCAGCCTCAAGCCGGGCGCCTCGGTGTCCCTGCGGGACCTCATATGA
- a CDS encoding alpha-galactosidase D, which produces MRSPAYPFRAVLVLALAAGLTTAVPAAMAATPTAATPTAAQAPAAASAGVADKPFMGWTSWSMQSSKYPGLNPDGDYSYLTEKNVLKQTNALASKLKKYGYEYVNIDAGWWMDKAWKPNFEAYGRQAADPVRFPRGMKPVADDIHAKGLKAGIYLPVGLQKEAYGEGKVPIFDAPGCTTADIVYPDLRTTNGWDSAYKIDFSDPCAQKYVDSQARMFADWGYDFLKLDGVGPGSFKSGDNYDNVPDVAAWQKAIATAGRPLHLEVSWSLDINHAADWKKYTNGWRIDTDVECYCNTLVSWENSVNDRFDDAPKWTRFAGPGGWNDLDAIDVGNGEMDGLTKAERQSYMTLWAIAKSPLYTGDDLTRLDDYGISLLTNKDVLAINQGSTPPARPVTATGNQQVWSAKNADGSYTVALFNLGDTSSAVTADWQSLGFTGQAKVRDVWNKEDLGTFKDKVTQALPAHGSRLFTVTPRGTAFTKTAYEAESPANTLTGNASVGDCGGCSGTHKVGNLYQGGKLQFNDVVATKAGHYMIDVSYISGDARPAKISSNGNGATALKFPSTADWGTVETVTVPVTLKAGKNTITIDSGDDYAPDIDRIAVPQL; this is translated from the coding sequence ATGCGGTCACCCGCGTACCCCTTCCGAGCCGTGCTCGTCCTGGCCCTCGCGGCCGGCCTGACCACCGCCGTCCCCGCGGCGATGGCAGCCACGCCCACCGCCGCCACGCCCACCGCCGCCCAGGCCCCCGCCGCGGCCTCGGCCGGTGTCGCCGACAAGCCGTTCATGGGCTGGACCAGCTGGTCCATGCAGTCGTCCAAGTACCCCGGCCTCAACCCCGACGGCGACTACAGCTACCTGACCGAGAAGAACGTCCTCAAGCAGACGAACGCGCTCGCGTCCAAGCTCAAGAAGTACGGCTACGAGTACGTCAACATCGACGCCGGCTGGTGGATGGACAAGGCGTGGAAGCCCAACTTCGAGGCGTACGGCCGCCAGGCCGCCGACCCCGTCCGGTTCCCCCGGGGCATGAAGCCGGTCGCCGACGACATCCACGCCAAGGGCCTCAAGGCCGGCATCTACCTGCCCGTCGGCCTCCAGAAGGAGGCGTACGGCGAGGGCAAGGTCCCGATCTTCGACGCGCCCGGCTGCACCACGGCCGACATCGTCTACCCCGACCTGCGCACCACCAACGGCTGGGACAGCGCATACAAGATCGACTTCTCCGACCCCTGCGCGCAGAAGTACGTCGACTCGCAGGCGCGGATGTTCGCCGACTGGGGGTACGACTTCCTCAAGCTGGACGGCGTGGGACCCGGCTCCTTCAAGAGCGGTGACAACTACGACAACGTCCCCGACGTCGCCGCCTGGCAGAAGGCGATAGCCACCGCCGGCCGCCCGCTCCACCTCGAGGTCTCCTGGTCGCTGGACATCAACCACGCCGCCGACTGGAAGAAGTACACCAACGGCTGGCGGATCGACACCGACGTCGAGTGCTACTGCAACACCCTCGTGTCGTGGGAGAACTCGGTCAACGACCGCTTCGACGACGCCCCCAAGTGGACCCGGTTCGCCGGTCCCGGCGGCTGGAACGACCTCGACGCGATCGACGTCGGCAACGGCGAGATGGACGGCCTGACCAAGGCCGAGCGGCAGAGCTACATGACCCTGTGGGCCATCGCCAAGTCGCCCCTCTACACCGGTGACGACCTCACCCGCCTCGACGACTACGGCATCTCCCTGCTGACCAACAAGGACGTCCTCGCGATCAACCAGGGCAGCACCCCGCCCGCGCGGCCCGTCACCGCCACCGGTAACCAGCAGGTGTGGAGCGCGAAGAACGCCGACGGCAGCTACACCGTCGCCCTGTTCAACCTCGGCGACACCTCCTCCGCCGTGACCGCCGACTGGCAGTCCCTCGGCTTCACCGGCCAGGCCAAGGTCCGCGACGTCTGGAACAAGGAAGACCTCGGCACGTTCAAGGACAAGGTCACCCAGGCCCTCCCGGCCCACGGCTCGCGCCTGTTCACCGTCACCCCGCGCGGCACCGCGTTCACGAAGACGGCGTACGAGGCCGAGTCCCCGGCCAACACCCTGACCGGCAACGCCTCGGTCGGCGACTGCGGCGGGTGCTCCGGCACGCACAAGGTCGGCAACCTGTACCAGGGCGGGAAGCTCCAGTTCAACGACGTCGTGGCCACGAAGGCCGGCCACTACATGATCGACGTGTCCTACATCAGCGGTGACGCGCGCCCCGCGAAGATCTCCAGCAACGGCAACGGCGCCACCGCCCTGAAGTTCCCGTCCACCGCGGACTGGGGCACCGTCGAGACCGTCACCGTCCCGGTCACGCTCAAGGCGGGCAAGAACACGATCACCATCGACAGCGGCGACGACTACGCGCCCGACATCGACCGGATCGCCGTACCCCAGCTCTGA